Proteins from a single region of Funiculus sociatus GB2-C1:
- a CDS encoding GNAT family N-acetyltransferase, whose protein sequence is MIEIKPIQSHQVEEVKRVIVAVACEIWQLPEEAIARYDAMSDIDDMRSHYFDNNGTFLVLIDDGRVVGSGAIRRLNDDICELKRMWFLKDYRGRGLGMKMAQMLLDFARKTGYKRVRLDTTDKEKQAQALKLYKRLGFYFIERYNDGFCTVFMEKML, encoded by the coding sequence ATGATAGAAATCAAACCGATACAATCACACCAAGTTGAAGAAGTTAAGCGTGTAATTGTTGCGGTTGCCTGTGAAATCTGGCAGCTTCCTGAAGAAGCGATCGCGCGTTACGATGCCATGTCTGACATAGATGATATGCGATCGCACTACTTCGACAATAACGGCACGTTTTTAGTGCTTATCGATGATGGCAGGGTTGTGGGAAGCGGAGCTATCCGGCGTTTGAATGACGACATCTGCGAACTGAAGAGGATGTGGTTTCTCAAAGATTACCGAGGACGAGGGCTGGGGATGAAAATGGCCCAGATGCTCTTAGATTTTGCTCGGAAAACAGGTTACAAGAGAGTCAGACTTGATACCACTGATAAAGAAAAACAAGCACAAGCCCTGAAGCTCTACAAGCGGCTCGGCTTTTATTTTATCGAGCGATACAACGATGGTTTCTGCACTGTATTCATGGAAAAAATGCTCTAA
- a CDS encoding ferritin-like domain-containing protein — MKIFSNLTAQQATENMHSKSFNLRLIRPIATAVQAVVLVSLIFLSVFIAPAAPAYAQGAVLTPRQVVEYALTLEKLEADFYVKAIASTQNGGLANAPQPAKNAIASYGQDEAQHVVDLSAVLTALGGNPDAITIPANPNYNAILGRNPFTNLADFLLAGQYVEDLGVAAYKGQVQNLLAAGEAGKTVLAGALEIHTVEARHAAGFRYLRQTLLNADIRPWIRNQNEVIYNENRTGFPIPFSGEAFDGFATSDEVLALVAPILRP; from the coding sequence ATGAAAATCTTTTCAAACCTAACAGCACAGCAGGCGACAGAAAATATGCACTCAAAGAGCTTTAACCTCCGACTCATCCGCCCCATCGCCACCGCTGTACAAGCTGTAGTGCTGGTTTCTTTAATATTTCTATCAGTGTTCATCGCTCCAGCTGCACCTGCCTATGCTCAAGGCGCAGTGCTGACACCCCGACAAGTGGTGGAATATGCCCTAACCCTAGAAAAGCTGGAAGCTGATTTTTACGTCAAAGCGATCGCTTCAACCCAGAACGGGGGTTTGGCGAACGCTCCCCAACCAGCCAAGAATGCGATCGCATCTTATGGACAAGATGAGGCTCAACACGTTGTTGACTTGTCCGCTGTATTGACAGCTTTGGGAGGCAACCCAGATGCGATTACTATTCCTGCCAACCCCAATTACAACGCCATCTTAGGCCGCAATCCATTTACTAATCTTGCAGATTTTTTACTCGCCGGACAATACGTTGAAGATTTGGGAGTAGCAGCTTATAAAGGCCAAGTACAGAACTTGCTGGCAGCTGGAGAAGCTGGCAAAACTGTGTTAGCCGGAGCCTTAGAAATTCATACTGTAGAGGCGCGGCACGCTGCGGGCTTCCGATACCTGCGGCAAACTCTGCTCAATGCCGACATCCGACCTTGGATTAGAAATCAAAATGAGGTGATTTACAACGAAAATCGGACTGGTTTCCCAATTCCGTTTAGTGGTGAAGCCTTTGATGGCTTCGCCACAAGTGATGAAGTATTGGCGCTGGTAGCTCCAATTCTGCGTCCATAA
- a CDS encoding ferritin-like domain-containing protein, giving the protein MTFSSRRKLLKMGLCGFGALALTTIPKALTAQPSRTTKALTFNADDIGILNFALLLEELEAAFYLSVVKSGKITNPRELDYMRALGIHEGEHVKFLRSVLGSDATFNTRDLNFNQAGLAGVLADRTTILNTALTLEDVGVHAYNGAGTSLKNPTYLLAAGSIVSVEARHAAGVRGLVGRPATESDSDRIIKDPDLVPELNPFKGRAYDELYTPKQIVAIVSSFQLLNNPINGALVA; this is encoded by the coding sequence ATGACATTTTCCTCGCGGCGCAAACTGTTAAAAATGGGCCTTTGCGGTTTTGGCGCACTAGCTTTGACGACCATCCCAAAAGCATTAACTGCACAGCCTAGTCGCACCACAAAAGCCCTGACATTTAATGCTGACGACATTGGTATCCTCAACTTTGCTTTATTGCTAGAGGAACTGGAAGCAGCATTTTATCTATCCGTTGTCAAATCTGGCAAAATTACCAATCCCAGAGAACTCGATTACATGAGAGCCTTGGGTATTCACGAAGGCGAACACGTAAAATTTTTGCGTAGCGTACTCGGCTCGGATGCCACATTCAACACCAGAGACCTCAACTTCAACCAAGCTGGGTTGGCTGGCGTACTAGCCGACCGCACCACGATTTTGAATACAGCTTTGACATTAGAGGACGTGGGCGTACACGCCTACAATGGCGCGGGAACAAGCTTAAAAAATCCTACTTACTTGCTGGCGGCTGGTTCGATTGTGAGTGTTGAAGCTCGTCACGCGGCGGGGGTACGCGGGTTGGTGGGTCGGCCTGCTACAGAAAGCGATAGCGATCGCATAATCAAAGACCCTGACTTAGTACCTGAACTCAACCCCTTTAAGGGACGGGCATACGATGAGTTGTACACGCCCAAACAAATTGTGGCTATTGTCAGCTCTTTCCAGCTTCTAAACAACCCCATCAACGGGGCGCTCGTCGCTTGA
- a CDS encoding pre-peptidase C-terminal domain-containing protein gives MKKLAQITAISVIVAGLSSLPAQAATFTESDDAGETLSTAQILSTMPMPLESISGMLSGDADLFQIFLTSGQTFSATTVGGADFDTQLFLFDKDGFGVYSNDESTGSMGQSTLPMNNPFTPTKSGIYYLGISGFDYDPVSNKGEIFPDFPDFPDVAFDAVVGATGFGGDSPLKEFDGAILSSGGSYTIALTGVQTAGNTSIPEPSSALGILALGALGASRLKNQKNNLPS, from the coding sequence ATGAAAAAACTGGCACAGATAACAGCAATATCGGTAATAGTTGCAGGGCTATCATCCCTTCCTGCACAGGCGGCCACGTTCACCGAAAGCGACGACGCAGGTGAGACTCTCAGTACAGCCCAGATCCTCTCAACAATGCCAATGCCCCTAGAGTCAATCTCTGGGATGCTTTCTGGAGATGCTGATCTATTCCAAATCTTCTTAACTAGCGGTCAGACATTCTCGGCGACAACAGTCGGCGGGGCTGATTTTGATACGCAGTTGTTCCTATTCGATAAAGATGGCTTCGGAGTCTATTCTAACGATGAATCAACCGGGAGTATGGGGCAATCCACGCTGCCAATGAACAATCCGTTCACCCCAACCAAATCCGGCATTTATTACTTGGGAATCTCTGGTTTTGACTACGATCCTGTCAGTAACAAGGGTGAAATTTTCCCTGATTTTCCTGATTTTCCTGATGTTGCCTTCGATGCAGTTGTTGGGGCGACTGGTTTTGGCGGTGATTCACCTTTGAAGGAGTTTGACGGTGCGATCTTGAGCAGTGGTGGTAGCTACACAATTGCCCTAACTGGAGTTCAAACGGCAGGAAATACGAGCATCCCTGAACCCTCCTCTGCGTTAGGGATATTGGCCCTGGGTGCTTTGGGTGCATCACGGCTAAAAAACCAGAAAAACAACTTACCTAGTTAA